The genomic interval CCGCGGCCGATCAGAGGGGTGATCCCGCGTCTGCGCGAACGGGGTGAACGGTTCCGCCCGTCTTCGGGCTGCCGCGGCCTTGGGGTCACCCCTTGGAGTTGGCCATTGTCAGTGCTGTTCGGGATCCTTCCGCGGACCCAATGACGCCAGCCGACGCGGCAGGTCCGAGCGGCTGTGCAGCACGTCCACCACGACCACCTGATCCGGCATCTCGACGAACACGATGAAATGCTGCCCCGCCCGCGTGAAGCGCAGGTCCTCCGGCAGGTCGGGATCGATCAGGCGGCGGCAGTCCTGCGAGGGCGCCTCACCCGCGGCGATGGCGGCGCAGCGGGCGATGAGATCGGCCTCGTAGGCCTCGGCCTGGCGCGGCCCGAAGGTCTCCAGCGTCCAGCGGGCGATCTCGACGAGCGACCGTTCCGCCTGCCGCGTCAGCCGCCACGGCTTCGGCATCAGGACGCGGTGCGCGCGGCGGCGAAGGCCCTGCGGATCGCGTCCTCACCGGTGCCCTCGGCGAGCGCACCCGAGCGCGCTTCGTCCAGTCCGGCGGCGAGCCGGTTGCGCAAGGCGGTCATCTCGGCTTCCTCGCGCTCGAGCAGCCGAAGCCCGGCCCGGAGCGCCTCCGACGCGTTCTGGTAACGACCATCGGCGATCAGTCGCTCGATCAGGTCGGTCTGGCTGTCGGTCAGGACGACATTGCGGGTCGGCATCGGCATCTCCCTTGGGCATATTGGCAATATATGCCAATGACGGTCATGTGTCGACCAGGTGCCGTCTCCCGCGTCAGCCGGTCTGCCGCAGATCCGGACCCAACACCCGCTTCGCACCGCCGCGCTGCGCCGAGGGCAACCGGATCAGCGTGGCCATGGCGTCGGCGAGCTTGTTCGACACCGGCTCGCCCTCGATCTGCTGCTCGAGAAACCAGTCCATGAGGCATTCCTTCTTGCCCTGGTTCCCCGGTGAAATTCCGAAATGTGCAATCGCGGCCTGCATCAGGTCGAGATAGGGCGTGGTGTATATTGCATCTGCTGCGCCTTGCGCGGGTCGCACCGGCTCCGGGATGTAATCCGGCCAGATCGCCTTCACGAGGAAACGCGCCACGCGGATGTCGATGAATTCCCAATCCCGCGCGGTCAGTCGCCCGAATGAATACTTGCCCTCGCGCCACTGCTCGGGACGTATGCTGGTGTGGTAGCCCGAATGCAGACCAAAGCCGCTACTACTGCCGCCGTTGCCCCAACCATGCGTCCGCTCCTCGGTGAAGCGCCCCTGCGCCAGAAGATCTCCGTCTCGCAGAGCGACGAGCAACTCGGTCTCCGCCTCCGCCTTCCAGGCCACTTTGGGATCCTGCGGCGGGTTCCAGGTCTGGTATGCCGGCACCGGTTTGGGCGGCAGCTTTGCCGCTTCCACCGCGCGCCGCGCGACCGTCACATTCTGCACATGGGCCAGCGCCTCTGCAAAACTCCATTGGGTACGGTCGAGCGATTGCAGCGACATGGGCGGCCTCGTGAATCGATTGGGGACAGTTCGAACATAGTGGGAACGCCCTGATCCCTCAACCCATCGCGGTGTTGCAACATCGGAGGGGTTCACCCTTTCCTGTCGGTCGCGGGCTGACCCGTTCCGAGGTCGCGGCCGGCGGCGCAATCCGACACCGATGGATCATGATGTTCGATCCCGGTCCCATTCGTCGCCCCAACCCACTCGCCCCTTCGGCGATGACCCCCGCCGAACGCCGCGCCGAGCTGTGCGGCCTGCTGGCGCTCGGGCTGGTCCGGTTGCGGCTGCGCGAACGCGGCGAACCTTCTGTCGATACTGGAGAAATTCGCCTACACTATCAGGCCGACCAATGCCGTCATGCAACCCGGAAGCCAACGGAGAAAGCATGACGACGCACGACCCCATCCCCGCGCGCCTGGCCGCGCTGAAGACCGCGCCGACGCCAGACCTGAAAAAGCAGTGGCGCGACCTGTTCGACGGCGAGCCGCCACCGTTCAACCGGCGCTACCTTGAATCCCGTCTGGCCTACCGCATCCAGGAACTCGCCTATGGCGGGCTGAAACCGGAGACGATCCGGCGGCTGGAACGCCTTGGCGAGGAACTGGATGGCGGCGACAGGAAAAAGCGCGGAATGCGCCTCGACCGCGATCGCCCCATCACCGGAACGAGGCTCCTGCGCGAATGGCAGGGCGTCGAGTTTGTCGTCACCGTCACAGCCGATGGCTTCGAATGGCAGGGGCGGCCTTACAAGTCGCTTTCTGCCATCGCGCGGGCCATCACCGGCACCCGGTGGAATGGATGGGTCTTCTTCGGTCTCAAGAACCATAGGGGGCGGACATGACGGAGCCCCCGGAGAAATCGAAGCTCGCCCGCAAGCTCCGCTGCGCGGTCTACACGCGGAAATCCTCCGAGGAAGGGCTGGAGCAGGAATTCAACAGCCTGCACGCCCAGCGCGAGGCTTGCGAGGCGTATATCGCCAGCCAACGGTCAGAGGGCTGGGTGCTGGTCCGCGATCAGTATGACGACGGCGGTATATCGGGCGGCACGCTGGAACGCCCCGGTCTGAAGCGACTGATTGCCGACATCGAGGACGGGCTGGTCGATGTGGTCGTGGTCTACAAGATCGACCGCCTCAGCCGCTCGCTGGCCGACTTCGCCAAGCTGGTAGATGTATTCGACCGAAACAGTGTCACGTTCGTCTCGGTCACGCAGTCCTTCAACACGACGACTTCCATGGGCCGGCTGACGCTGAACATCCTGCTGTCCTTCGCCCAGTTCGAGCGCGAGGTCACGGCCGAGCGCATCCGAGACAAGGTCGCGGCGAGCCGGAAGAAGGGCATGTGGATGGGCGGCGTGCCGCCCTACGGCTACCGCGTCGAGAATCGGAGGTTGCTGGTCGACGAAGACGTCGCCGAGCACGTGCGCTGGATTTTCGCCTGCTTCCTCGAGATCGGATCGGGCACGGAACTGGCCCGCGAGGTCGCGAAGCGCGGCATCCGCACGCCCCGCGGCAACCGGATCGACAAGAAGTACCTGTACCGGATGCTCAACAACCGCGCCTATATCGGCGAGGCGGTCCACAAGGGCGACAGCTATCCCGGCGAGCACGACGCCATCATCGACCGCGAGACGTGGGCCCGTGTCCATGCGATCCTGCAGGAGAGCCCCCGCAAGCGCGCCGCGCGTACCCGCGCCGAGACGCCAGCGCTGCTGAAGGGGCTGCTGTTCGGACCCGACGGCGCGGCCTTCTCGCCGACGCATACACGCAAGGGCGACCGGCTGTACCGCTACTATGTCAGCCAGACAGTACTGAAACATGGTGCCGGCTCATGTCCGGTCGGCCGCGTGCCCGCGGGAGAGATCGAGGCGGCCGTCATCGACCAGGTGCGCGCCGTGTTCCGCCAGCCCGAGATCGTGGCGGGGACATTGAAGGCCGCGCGCTCCCACGTGGACAACATCAACGAAGACGACGCCCGCGCGGCCCTGCAGCAGCTCGATCCGCTGTGGGACGAACTGTTCCCCGCCGAGCAGGCGCGTATCGTGGCGCTGCTGGTTGAACGGGTCGACATCGGTACGGACGGCCTGAACGTCCGGCTCCGGGTGGACGGCCTCAACGACCTCGCGCGCGAGATGCTCGCCGGCGGAATCGAGGTGGCGGCATGAATCGCGGGGCGCCGATCCCCGACACCGTGACGCTGCACATGCCGTTCCGGGTCGTGAAGCGCGGCGGGCGAAAGGAGATGCAGATGCCGGACGGTGCCGTGCAGCCGCGCCGGACAGACAACACGCTGGTCAAGGCGCTGGCCCGCGCGTTCCGCTGGAAGCGGATGCTCGACTCGGGTGAGTTCGCTACCATCACCGAACTGGCCGAACGCGAAGGGATCGCGCCGTCCTACATGACTCGGGTACTGCGACTGACGCTGCTTTCGCCCGACAACGTCGAGGCGATCCTAGACGGGAAGCAGGGGCCGGCGGTGACGCTGGCGCGGGTGTTGGAGCCGTTTCCGCTGGAGTGGGAAGAACAAAGACAATTATTCGCCTGACCGACGCGACCGGCCCAGAGCCGACATTCATGCGAGCCGCAGCGAAGAGCCACAACAACGCCGAGGCATCAGATTGTTGCCACGGGTTGGTCTGGCCGGCTGCGGCGTATGAAGAATGTCATATGTTGAACGCCGTGTTGGCTTCGCCTCCAATTCGTTAACGCGGCATTAACGCCGACATGCCATTTTTGCGTACAAGGCAAGCACCAGCACAGGACAGACATGCATTTGACGAAGGTTCGGTCTGCCATCCCGTGGGGACTTGCGGTAATTGCGGCGGCGCTGGTGGGGATGCTGTGGCTGCAAAGCGCGGTAAGAAGCATTATTACCGCGCAAGCCGAGGAGAGCGCGGCGCGTTGGGTCGCGCAGATCGAGCATGCCGTACCCGATTTGCCGGCCTTGGTCGACGGCGCCCACGTTACCGACGCGCAGCGCGCCGTGGTCAATGCGGCGATGATCGGCTCGCAGATCTTCGAGGTCCGGTTTTTCGACCGCGCAGGGCGCGAGGTGTTCGACTCCAAAGGCGGCGCCTCCTGGCAAACCGGCGCCGTCTATGATGCCGCCGCGGACGTTGCGCAAAGCGGTCTGCCCTCGGCCAGCGTCGAGGCAGGCGGTCCGTCGAATGGCACGCCGACGCGATATGTAGAGATCTACATGCCTATCTTCGACGGACAGGGTGCCGTCCTGGGAGTGGCGGAGCTCAACGTCGATAACAGCGCCTCTGCGGCGGCCATTGGCCGGGAGCTTGGCAAGGTCAGCGCTCTGATCCTGCTCCTGACTTTCATGGTCATCGCGGTGCCAGTCGCGGGGTTCATGCGCCAGAGAGCCCAGCTCCGCGTGCGTGAAGCGGAAATCCGCACCCTGACCGACGCGGCGGAAGACGCGCGCAAAACACTTGAGGCCTCGATCGAGGCGCTGCCGCATGGCTTCGTGCTTTACGATCGCAACGATAGGCTCGTTCTGTGCAACGCGCAGTACCGGCATTTCTATCCCGAGAGCGCCCACGCCATGCGCCCGGGCGTCTCTTTCGAGACAATCCTGCGCGCCGGGCTCGCGGCCGGCGAGTACCGCGACGCGGTCGGCCGCGAGGAAGACTGGCTCGCGGAACGTCTCATCCGGCACAAGGAGGCGCGCGGCCCGGTCTATCAGCACCTCGCCGATGGCCGACGCCTGCAGATCATCGAGCGCAAGACGCAGGACGGCGGCCGGGTCGGCCTGCGCATCGATATCACCGACTACATCGAAAGCCGCGAGCGCGCCGAGCGTGCCGAGCAGCGCCTTGTCGATGCCATCGACGCTCTGCCCGCCGGGTTCTGGCTGTTCGACGAGCAGGACCGGCTGGTGATGTTCAACGAGATGTACCGCAAGATGTACGGCACGTCGTCGGACCTGCTCGAGATCGGCCGCACATACGAAGACATCATTCGCGCCGGGTTGGCGGCAGGACAGTATCCCGATGCAGCAGGCCGCGAGGACGCCTGGCTCGACGAGGTGCTGCAGAACCGGACCAACAAGTCCTACGAGATGGTCTACCAACTCGACGACGGGCGCTGGGTCCATTCGTTGAACGAACGCACCACCGACGGCGGCATTGTTGGGTTCCGCATCGACATCACGGAGCTCAAGCAAAACCAGCTCGATCTGGAGAAAGCCGCCACCACGAACTCACTCACGGGCCTGCTCAACAGACGTGGCGCCGAGATCGCGATGCAGAGACTTGTTGACGGACTGCCGGACGACGACGCAGAGGTCGCGTTTCTCCACATCGACCTCGACCGCTTCAAACCCATCAACGACGCGTTTGGGCACAAGTTCGGCGACATGCTGCTCTCGCATGTCGGGGAGTGCCTGCGCGACGCCGCACCCGAGGGTGCCGTCATCGCGCGCGTGGGTGGCGACGAGTTCCTCGTCGCTTACGGCGCGCACCGGACTCGAGAAGACCCTGCACAGGTGGCCGACAGCATCCGCAACGCGCTGGTCCGCCCGATGCACTTGCAGGGCCAGCATGTGCGGATCGGTGCCAGCGTGGGCGTCGCGACCTGGTCGCTTGGACAGGGCGATTCCGTTTCCATCGAGGACGCGATGCAGAACGCGGACATCGCGCTGAACGTGTCCAAGACGCGAGGGCGCAACACCGTCACGGTGTTCGAACCGGCGATGCGCGAGGCAAGCGTCCTCACCGCCAGGATTGCCGACGTGTAGAAGTTTAGACTTCGTCGGACAGTTGACATCTGGATGTCGGTCGGGTCGCGCCTGTCGGATGCCGATCAGGCTGCGATCATTTTCTCCTTTGCGAGCGGCTTGGCGTCAAGAAATGTCTGCATCGGCGTCTTGCCGAAGCACCATCTGCCCTGGTGCTCACGCTGCTCGTTGTAGCTCCTGATCCAGTCGTCGAGGTCGGCTTGCAGCTCGTCCACGGACCGATAGATCTTCTTTCGGAACACGACGCGGTAGAACTCCTCGAGCACGGTCTTGTGGAACCGCTCCACGATGCCGTTCGTCTGCGGGCTCTTCGCCTTCGTCCTGGAATGGTCGATATCCTCGACCGCGAGGTAGAGCTCGTATTCGTGGCGCTCGGGGTTGCCGCAGAACTCCGTGCCGCGGTCGGTCAGCACCCGGCACAGCTTTACCTCCTGGGCATCGAAGAACGGCACCACGCGGTCGTTCAGGAGATCGGCCGCCGTGATCGGCGTCTTGCGGTCGTAGAGCTTGGCGAAGGCCACCTTCGAGTAGGTGTCGACGAAAGTCTGCTGATAGATCCGTCCCACGCCTTTCATGTTGCCAACGTAAAAGGTGTCCTGCGCGCCGCAGTAGCCCGGGCATTCGCTCTCGAACTCGCCATGGGCTTCCTTGTCGGCCTTGGCCTTCTCGAGGGCGGCGAGTTGGCTCTCGGTCAGCACGATCCCGTCCTGGGCGACTTTCGCCTCCAGCGCCTTCAGGCGCTTCTTCATCGTCTCCAGGTCATTGCGCTGCCAGACGCCGCGCACGCCCGCCGGCGAGATCGAATGCCCGCGCTTGCGCAGCTCGTTGGCGATCCGCACCTGTCCATAGGCCGGCAGCTCCAGCGCCAGCTCGATGACCAGCGCTTCCACCTCCGGCGCCACCCGGTTCGCCAGAAGCGGCTTGCGCCGGCTGAGTTCCTGCAGCGCCATCTCGCCCCCGGTCTCGTAGAGCTCCTTGAAGCGATAGAAGCTGTCCCGTGAATAGCCCATCATCTTGCAGGCCTGGCTTACATTGCCGAGCTGCCGGGCGAGCTCCAGCAGCCCCACCTTCGCACGAATGATCTTCTGGTCCTTGGTCATCTCGACGTCCTCCAACGCCGAGGCCGGGCGTTACGCCACCCCAACCGCTCCACGCCCGGCCTCGGCTCTCACCTCAGCTTCACGATGCCGCCTGTCAGATCAAGTCATAACTTATACAGCCGACGATATTGCGCGGGGGCTTGAAGCCGAGGAATTCACCGCGTATTTCCAGCCGGTTGTCAACGCGGCGAGTGGCGCTGTTCAAGGCTACGAGGCGCTCTTGAGGTGGCGCCACCCCGAAAAGGGCCTGCTCACACCCGCCCACTTCTTGACTGCAAGCGAAGCCGCCGAGCACACGACCGCCCTCGATCGCGTCGTTCTTAAAGAGGCCGCTAACCTGGCACGAACGCTCCGCGATCGCGGCCGTGCCGACCTGCGCATCGGGATCAACCTCGCCGAAGCCCATCTCAAGATGCCCGACATCGTGGATCAGTACCTGTGGCTGCTCGACGCCCACGGCGTCACGCCTTCCCAGTTCCGCATCGAGATTCTCGAAACGACCCTGCTGGAGGAGCGCGCGTCACACGTGATCGAGAATGTGTTGCGGTTTCGCGAGGCGGGCTTCGCAATCGATCTCGACGATTTCGGAACAGGCCACACAGCGATAGCAAGCCTGCGCAGCCTCAACGTGGACCGCATCAAGATCGACCGAAGCCTTGTCACCGGTGTCGACAGCGACCCGAACCTTGCGATCCTGACCGACGCCATTGTCGGGCTCGGACGCCGCCTCGGGCTTGACGTGCTCGCCGAAGGTGTCGAACGCGCGGAAGAGGCCGAGGCCCTCGAACAGATGGGATGCACCAGCTTTCAAGGTTACCACTTCGCGCGTCCGATGCCCGCGCAGGAGTGCGTCGCGATACTTGACAGCGCGCCCGCCAAAATTGCACGCCTCGACTCCGCTATCGCGCAAAACCAGGCCAGGCGAACAAGCTGAGGCACCATTGCCGGTCGAGGCATGCGCACTCGGCCGAAGGCTGCACGTGCACTGTGTCGATCGATCGGCTGACCCAGGCTGCACATCACCCGCCTCGATAACGGACGGTGTCAGGCGGCACGGCAAACTGACCCCCCGTATTTCCTCAGCTGAGTTTGCTACCGGGTATGGTGGAACGTCAGCCGTGGCAAAGTCCGGGCGGACCGCCGCGACCGCCGAGGCTCTCGCCGAGCCGCACGATCAACACCGAAAGGCATTGGCCAGCTAAAACCAGGCATCGAGAGCCACGCAGACGGCCCACTGCGGACTTTGGCAACTTGGTTCGTCGCAGCGGCGCTTCTGCTCCAGAGCGGACATTTGCTCTTTGGTGCAGCATTCTTGAAAAGCCTGCGATAATTTTCGATAGGGCGGGCTTCGGATCGAAGTGAGCGTATGCCCGAGCGGGCACTTGTCGTGTTGTTCAGCTATTCCGAGGTTGCCATGCCAAGGCGTCCCAACACCCGCCGCTCGACCACCACGACCAGTTGATAGAACACCACCGACAAGATCACCGAAACGGCGGCGACGGACCAGATCATGCCGTAGTCGAGATAGCCGCGCGACTGGTTCAGCAGGTTGCCGATCCCGCGCCCCGTGGCCAGCCATTCGGCGATCATCACGCCAAGCAGCGCGCGTGGCACCGTCAGCCGCGTTGCGGCAAAGAGGTAGGGCAGAGAGGCCGGGATCGTCACCATGCGCAGTTCCGTCCAGCGGCTGGCCCCATAGGCGCGCGGCAGGTCCTCGGCGCTGCGCGGCACCAGGGCAAGGCCCTGCGCCAGCGTGACGAAGGCCGGGAAGAAGGTGACGGATATGGTGATCCACAGCGTCAGCGACGTGCCGCGCCCGAGGATCAGCACCAGCAGCGGCGTCAGGGCGACCAGGGGCATGGTCTGGGTGATGAGCGCCACGGGCATGAAGCCTGAGATGAAGCGGGGCGACAGTTTCGACAGGATCGCCAGCGCAAAGGCAAAGGCCAACCCGGCCACCATCCCGATGAAGGTGATGGGCAGGGTTTGCGCCAGGGCGGCCAGCAGCTTGGCCTGTGCGGTTTCGGCAGACGGCGCGAGAAAGAGATAGGTGAAAACGTCGCCCGGTGTCTTGGCGATCATCGAGGGCGCGCCGCTGAGCTTGATCAGCGCCCACCACAGCGCAAACGGCAGGGCGACGGACGCCAGCGCCATGCCGATGCGCGCCCAAAGCGGGCCGCTGTCACCCTTGCCCGTGGGCACGGCGGCGTTCAGCGTCACCGCCTTGGTCGCGCCCAGCAGCTTTCGCGACAACAGCGCGAAGCCGGCATAGCTGAGCCCGGCGATCAGCGTTGCGATCAGTCCGATGCCCCAGAGGCGATCCGGCTCGCCCCGCCCCAATGACCCCAGCAGGTAAGTGCCAAGGCCCCAGCGCCCGCCGCCGCCGAACTCGGCCAGGATGGCGCCCAGCACGGCGTTGGGCGCGGCGATGCGCAGACCGGCGAGGATCGACGGCACCGCGCCGCGAAACTGCACCAGCCGCAGCACCTGCCAGCGCGAGCCGCCATAGGCGCGCACGACGTCTTTGGCGCGGCTGTCGGCCTGCGCGATGCCGATCACGGTGGCGGTCATGGTGACGAAATAGACGCCCAAAGCGGCCAGCGTGATGCGGGGCGCCATACCCGACAGGGTCAGCGCCAGGATCGGCGCAATGGCGATGGGCGGCAGGGCGAATGCGGCGATGTTGATGCCCCGGAACAGCCGCAGCATGGGCGGCGACAGGGCAAAGATCACCCCCGCCGCGACGGCCACCACGTTGCCGATCACGAACCCCGCGACCGAGGCTTGCAGCGTGGCTATGATGTGGCCGGGGTAGTCGCCGCGATCCTGCCAAAGGCGGATCAGGATGTCGCTGGGTGGTGGCAAAGCCCCACCCGCGACCAGCCCCAATTGACCGATGACCTCCCACAAGAGCAAAAGGATCAGGGCGTTGCGCACCCCGGCAAAGCGTCTTTCAGCCGCCATGCAGCACCTCGGCCACGTGATCGCAGACCTTGTGAAACGCCGGATCGGAAAACAGCGGCGGCTTGCGTGGCCGGTCGAACGGCACGTCGATCACATCCACGATCCGCCCCGGCGCGGCGTGCATGACCACGACGCGATCGGCAAGGAACACCGCCTCGTCGATGCCATGCGTGACCAGCAGCGCGGTCGATCCGGTCTCGGCCCAGATGCGCTGCAATTCGACATTCATCTGGCGGCGCAGGATCTGGTCCAGCGCGCCAAAGGGCTCGTCCATGAACAAGACCTGCGGATGCGTCACCAGCGCCCGCGCGATGGCCACCCGCTGGCGCATCCCGCCGGACAACTCGCCCGGCAGGGAGTTTTCGTATCCCTTGAGGCCCACGAGGTCGATCATTGCCTGCACATGGCCCGCATCGGGTTTGCGGCGCAGCACCTCCAACGGCACCTCGATGTTGCGCCGCACCGACCGCCACGGCAACAGCGCCGCGTCCTGAAACGCGACGCCGGTGACGCCGTCCCGGGCGGCCGCCAGCGGAGGCTCACCCGCAATCCGCACCACCCCTGCATCAAGGCTTTCCAACCCCAGGGCGATGCGCATCACGGTGGATTTGCCACAGCCTGACGGGCCGATGATCGCGGTGAATGTGCCCCGTGGGCAGGAAAGGGTCACGTCGCGCAACGCCTCGACGACCTTGCCCCGCCCGCTGAAGGTCTTGCTCACCCCGTCCAGCGAAATCCCGTCAGGCTGGATCATCAGACCTCCGCCAGAAGCGAGGTGTCGAACATGTCGGTGCTGCCCACGATTCCGACCTCGCCAAGCGCGCTCAGGCACTTTTCGATGCCGTCCTCGGTCAGGGCAAAGTAGCCCTCGGGGCTTTCCATCAGCGGCTTTTGCGCAGTGTTGAAATAGACCTCGTTCTCGATCGACCGACCCGTGCCCTTGAAATGCGTGTCTGCGAATTTCGGCGGCCAGACCGTGGGATCGGCGAGGTTTTCCGCCCAGCCCTTGCGCGAGGCGCGCAGCCAGGCCACCAGCAGATCGCGCTTTTCAGCCAGCACCTGTTCGGTGACGACAACCGTGTCGTTATAGATCGTGTAGCCGAAATCATAGAGCAGGAAGGACGTGGCCTCTTCACCCGCCTGTTGAATCGTGAACGGCACGTTGGTGGTGAAATCGAGGCTGGCGTCGATCTCTCCCTTGACCAGCGGTGTCGGGTCATAGGCATAGGGCACGATGTTGACCTGCCCCGGCTCGATGCCGTTCATCTTCAGCATCGCCTCGACCGAGATCACGTTGACCGGCGGCACGGCCAGCGTCTTGCCGATCAGGTCCTGCGGCGTATTGATCGGGTTTTTCGCCAGCGACACGATGCCGATGGGGTTCTTTTGATACTGCGCGCCGATGATCTTGAACGGCGCGCCCTGTTCGACGATCGCCTTGATGGTGGTGTCGGGCGTGGTCAGCGCCAGATCGGCGCGGCCCGCGATGATCGTGCTTTCGGGGATCACGTCCGGCCCGCCGGACAGGTATTCGAGGTCCAGGCCGGCCTCGGTGTAATATCCCTGATCCATGGCCAGGAAATAGCCTGCGAATTCGGCATCGTTGATCCACGCGGCCTGCATGGTCAGCGGGGTGGCAGCCCGGGCGCGGAATGGCAGGGCCGAGGCGGCGAGACCGGCAGCGGCGGTGCCAAGGAAACTGCGGCGATTGAGCATGGTCTTTTCTCCGTGTTGGGGATGTCAGGCGAGACCCTGCAGGCGCTGAAGCTCTTGCAAGGGTGGGGTTTCGTCTATTTGCTTGGGGTCGAGCAGCGGCCATTTCACCCCGCTGGGGCGTTTCGCCCGGCGTTCGACCACATGGGTGCCGCCGGGGGTGAAGATCTTGTCCACGAGGATGTCGGTTTCCGAGGGCTGCAACTGCTCCTCGACCAGCTGGATGTCATGCACCACCGCATGGACGGGCGTGGTTTCATCGACAAAACCAAGGTCGGTGAACATGCCCCATTCCAGGTCGAAGAACCCGTGCCCCTTGCCAAAGCGCACACCGTTCTTCGACACGGCGGAGGCCCCGGT from Polymorphum gilvum SL003B-26A1 carries:
- a CDS encoding ABC transporter substrate-binding protein, whose product is MLNRRSFLGTAAAGLAASALPFRARAATPLTMQAAWINDAEFAGYFLAMDQGYYTEAGLDLEYLSGGPDVIPESTIIAGRADLALTTPDTTIKAIVEQGAPFKIIGAQYQKNPIGIVSLAKNPINTPQDLIGKTLAVPPVNVISVEAMLKMNGIEPGQVNIVPYAYDPTPLVKGEIDASLDFTTNVPFTIQQAGEEATSFLLYDFGYTIYNDTVVVTEQVLAEKRDLLVAWLRASRKGWAENLADPTVWPPKFADTHFKGTGRSIENEVYFNTAQKPLMESPEGYFALTEDGIEKCLSALGEVGIVGSTDMFDTSLLAEV
- a CDS encoding 5-formyltetrahydrofolate cyclo-ligase codes for the protein MNFAEVIPDFDGSETATDHLVQDPAYQASSFAFITPDNCLVDLRRRMIEAGKPFVMSTYGIYRGFLYLDPAKVPPGAALYAAWLDGMEHFGEPVTLEDISKKGRFDYLVTGASAVSKNGVRFGKGHGFFDLEWGMFTDLGFVDETTPVHAVVHDIQLVEEQLQPSETDILVDKIFTPGGTHVVERRAKRPSGVKWPLLDPKQIDETPPLQELQRLQGLA